One window of Elaeis guineensis isolate ETL-2024a chromosome 11, EG11, whole genome shotgun sequence genomic DNA carries:
- the LOC105054249 gene encoding LOW QUALITY PROTEIN: copper transport protein ATX1 (The sequence of the model RefSeq protein was modified relative to this genomic sequence to represent the inferred CDS: inserted 1 base in 1 codon), producing MADLQIVPAGKHVEAQYVEMKVPLYSYGCEKKIKKALSHLRGIHSVHVDYQLQKVTVWGICNKYDVLATIRKKRXEARFWDQMETEVKSKVAEEEADAEKAPRRATISMRKFRKSWKKLLPLVLY from the exons ATGGCCGACTTGCAGATTGTTCCGGCAGGCAAGCATGTGGAGGCCCAGTATGTGGAGATGAAGGTGCCACTCTACTCCTATGGCTGTGAGAAGAAGATTAAGAAGGCTTTGTCACATTTGCGAG GGATACACTCAGTCCATGTTGATTACCAACTTCAAAAGGTGACAGTATGGGGGATATGCAACAAATATGATGTGCTTGCCACCAttaggaagaaga aggaagctcGCTTCTGGGACCAGATGGAGACAGAGGTTAAGAGCAAGGTTGCTGAGGAAGAGGCTGATGCTGAAAAAGCTCCCCGCCGTGCAACTATAAGCATGCGCAAGTTTAGGAAGTCATGGAAGAAACTGCTCCCTCTAGTCCTATATTAG
- the LOC105054379 gene encoding heavy metal-associated isoprenylated plant protein 44-like encodes MAKGRPLSLQTVELKVRMCCTGCERVVKNALLKLRGIDSVEVDLEMEKVTVTGYIDRNKVLKEVRRSGKKAEFWPNPDLPLYFTSAANYFRDEESFRDTYNYWRHGYNGDNHGHVPVPRRGDDRVSNLFNDDDVNACHVM; translated from the exons ATGGCCAAGGGACGACCACTCTCGCTGCAG ACAGTGGAGCTTAAAGTGAGGATGTGCTGCACAGGCTGCGAGAGAGTTGTCAAAAATGCTCTCTTAAAGCTGAGAG GAATTGATTCAGTGGAGGTGGacttggagatggagaaggtaacCGTTACAGGGTACATCGACCGGAATAAGGTGCTCAAGGAGGTGCGGCGGAGCGGCAAGAAGGCCGAGTTCTGGCCAAACCCAGACCTCCCGCTCTACTTCACGTCGGCTGCCAACTATTTCCGGGACGAGGAGTCGTTCCGTGACACCTACAACTACTGGCGCCATGGCTACAACGGGGACAACCACGGCCATGTCCCAGTGCCTCGTCGTGGTGATGACCGTGTCAGCAACTTGTTTAATGACGACGACGTCAATGCATGCCATGTCATGTGA